One Thermovirga sp. DNA segment encodes these proteins:
- a CDS encoding leucine--tRNA ligase: MGYDFSSIEKKWQERWEKEGTFNVEKDPGRDKFYCLEMFPYPSGALHMGHLRNYSIGDMLARFLIMRGMKVLHPMGYDAFGLPAENAAIKYGTHPNKWTWDNIEHMTEQLKRMGCSYDWRRRVETCNPDYYKWTQWLFLQFHHRGLASRKKAPVNWCESCGTVLANEQVINDGRCWRCATPVVKKNLEQWFLHITDYAQELLDSLDELPGWPEKVKVMQRNWIGRSEGVRLSFALYGTDTRIETFTTRIDTIFGVTFLALSPEHPAVELIAERSPAKAEIKDFVAACMAHPEREQAASGAEKEGIDTGLLAVNPVNGERVPIWIANYVLMEYGTGAIMGVPAHDQRDFDFARKYSIDVIPVINPPGEEPLDGRTMDEAFEGDGIQCNSGIFDRLPSSEALPAMMEWFVSHDWGKREINFRLRDWLISRQRYWGAPIPIIYCDRCGAVPVPESDLPVELPLDIEMKPGSNPLEDAEEWKNVRCPRCGGPGVRETDTMDTFICSSWYFLRFASPWTDRAPFEKADTDYWMAGDQYIGGIEHACLHLIYARFFTKFLADIDLLKVREPFTNLLTQGMVIKDGAKMSKSRGNVVDPDEIITRWGADTARLFILFASPPDKDLDWSDQGVEGAHRFLQRVNRLVESHLDGLREASTETLPMDVLREKKDRDLKRRIHYTIDRVTRDIEEEKQFNTAVARLMELSNDLGAYSPSSEREWRLFREGVEVLLTLLTPIAPHICEELWEMTGKEGLVSERRWPCLDESALAPDRVTVVFQVNGKVREQVDLPAGM, translated from the coding sequence ATGGGTTACGATTTTTCTTCGATCGAGAAGAAGTGGCAGGAACGTTGGGAAAAGGAGGGCACCTTCAACGTTGAAAAGGACCCGGGCAGGGATAAGTTCTACTGCCTGGAGATGTTCCCCTATCCCAGCGGGGCCCTCCACATGGGGCACCTGCGGAATTATTCCATTGGGGACATGCTGGCCAGGTTCCTCATAATGAGAGGGATGAAGGTCCTCCACCCCATGGGGTACGACGCCTTCGGGCTCCCGGCCGAGAATGCCGCCATCAAGTACGGTACGCACCCCAACAAGTGGACCTGGGATAACATCGAGCACATGACGGAACAACTGAAGAGGATGGGGTGCAGTTACGACTGGCGAAGGAGGGTCGAGACCTGCAACCCCGATTATTACAAGTGGACCCAGTGGCTTTTCCTCCAGTTTCATCACAGGGGCCTGGCCAGCAGGAAGAAGGCCCCCGTCAACTGGTGCGAAAGCTGCGGGACCGTCCTGGCCAACGAACAGGTCATAAACGACGGACGCTGCTGGCGGTGCGCCACGCCGGTGGTGAAGAAGAACCTGGAGCAGTGGTTCCTCCACATCACCGACTACGCCCAGGAACTGCTCGACTCCCTCGATGAACTTCCAGGCTGGCCCGAAAAGGTCAAGGTGATGCAGCGCAACTGGATAGGCCGCTCCGAGGGAGTCAGGCTGAGCTTCGCCCTTTACGGGACTGACACCCGCATCGAGACCTTCACCACCCGCATCGACACCATCTTCGGCGTCACCTTCCTGGCCCTGTCGCCGGAGCATCCAGCGGTGGAACTCATCGCCGAAAGGTCCCCCGCCAAGGCGGAGATAAAGGACTTCGTCGCCGCCTGCATGGCCCACCCGGAACGGGAGCAGGCGGCATCGGGAGCCGAGAAGGAAGGCATCGACACGGGGCTCCTTGCCGTGAACCCCGTGAACGGCGAAAGGGTCCCCATCTGGATAGCCAACTACGTACTCATGGAGTACGGCACCGGGGCGATTATGGGTGTTCCCGCCCACGACCAGCGGGACTTCGATTTCGCCAGGAAGTACTCCATCGATGTCATCCCCGTCATAAATCCCCCCGGGGAAGAGCCCCTGGATGGCCGGACCATGGATGAGGCCTTCGAGGGCGACGGTATCCAGTGCAACTCCGGGATCTTCGACAGGTTGCCCTCGTCGGAGGCGCTCCCTGCCATGATGGAATGGTTCGTCTCTCACGACTGGGGGAAAAGGGAGATCAACTTCCGCCTCAGGGACTGGCTGATATCCAGGCAGCGCTACTGGGGCGCGCCCATCCCCATCATCTATTGCGACCGCTGCGGGGCGGTGCCTGTCCCAGAGAGCGACCTCCCGGTGGAACTGCCGCTGGATATCGAGATGAAACCGGGCTCCAACCCCCTCGAGGATGCCGAGGAGTGGAAGAACGTCCGTTGCCCCCGGTGCGGAGGGCCGGGCGTGAGGGAGACGGACACCATGGACACCTTCATCTGCTCCTCCTGGTACTTCCTGAGGTTCGCCTCGCCCTGGACGGACAGGGCACCCTTTGAAAAGGCCGACACCGATTACTGGATGGCCGGCGACCAGTACATCGGCGGCATTGAGCATGCCTGCCTGCACCTGATCTACGCCCGGTTCTTCACGAAATTCCTGGCCGACATAGACCTGCTGAAGGTGAGGGAGCCCTTCACGAACCTGTTGACCCAGGGCATGGTCATCAAGGACGGCGCCAAGATGTCCAAATCCAGGGGCAACGTGGTCGACCCCGACGAGATCATCACCCGGTGGGGGGCCGACACGGCCAGGCTTTTCATCCTCTTCGCGTCGCCACCGGACAAGGACCTTGACTGGTCCGACCAGGGGGTCGAGGGTGCCCACCGGTTCCTCCAGAGGGTCAACAGGCTCGTAGAGAGCCACCTGGACGGCCTCCGCGAAGCGTCGACGGAGACGCTCCCCATGGATGTCCTCAGAGAGAAAAAGGACAGGGACCTCAAGCGGAGGATCCACTACACCATAGACCGCGTCACCAGGGACATCGAGGAGGAAAAGCAGTTCAATACGGCCGTGGCCAGGCTAATGGAACTGTCCAACGACCTGGGTGCCTACTCGCCCTCCTCGGAACGGGAGTGGCGCCTCTTCAGGGAAGGTGTGGAGGTCCTGCTGACGCTGCTCACGCCCATCGCCCCTCACATCTGCGAGGAACTGTGGGAGATGACGGGAAAGGAAGGTCTCGTGTCGGAACGCCGTTGGCCCTGCCTGGACGAGTCGGCCCTGGCGCCCGACAGGGTCACCGTGGTATTCCAGGTCAACGGCAAGGTGAGAGAGCAGGTGGATCTCCCGGCCGGCATG
- a CDS encoding slipin family protein: MARGLLELIMSMGSYVGALIIILVLLPSALRIIPEYQRAVVFRLGRYVGTKGPGLVVVIPVIDRIYKVDLRVVTLDVPYQEVITRDNVPVKVNAVVYFRVIDPAKSVIEVENYIMATSQLSQTTLRSVVGRAELDEVLSARDKINIELQHIIDERTDPWGIKVSAVEVKELELPEGMKRAMARQAEAERERRAKIIAAEGELQAAEKLTQAALKMEDSPVTIQLRYLQTLREVAAENNSTTLFPIPIDMMRAFMETRKGGRSE, translated from the coding sequence TGGCTAGAGGCTTGCTAGAACTGATCATGAGCATGGGAAGTTACGTCGGGGCGCTGATCATCATCCTGGTACTGTTGCCCTCGGCGCTCAGGATCATCCCGGAGTACCAGCGGGCGGTGGTTTTCCGGCTCGGGCGGTACGTGGGGACCAAGGGGCCCGGGCTCGTGGTGGTCATTCCCGTCATCGACCGCATATACAAGGTGGACCTCAGGGTGGTCACCCTGGACGTGCCCTACCAGGAGGTCATAACCAGGGATAACGTCCCCGTGAAGGTAAACGCCGTGGTCTACTTCCGGGTCATAGACCCGGCCAAATCGGTCATCGAGGTGGAAAACTACATCATGGCCACGAGCCAGCTCTCCCAGACTACCCTTAGGTCGGTCGTGGGCAGGGCGGAACTCGACGAAGTGCTGTCGGCCAGGGACAAGATAAATATTGAACTGCAGCATATCATCGACGAGAGGACCGACCCCTGGGGTATCAAGGTCAGCGCCGTCGAGGTCAAGGAACTGGAACTGCCGGAAGGGATGAAGAGGGCCATGGCCCGACAGGCCGAGGCCGAGAGGGAGCGCCGGGCGAAGATCATAGCGGCCGAAGGCGAACTCCAGGCCGCGGAAAAACTCACCCAGGCGGCGTTGAAGATGGAGGATTCACCCGTGACGATCCAACTCAGGTACCTCCAGACCCTCAGGGAGGTCGCCGCGGAGAACAACTCCACCACCCTGTTCCCAATCCCCATCGACATGATGAGGGCTTTCATGGAAACGAGGAAGGGCGGCCGGAGCGAGTAA